A single region of the Triticum dicoccoides isolate Atlit2015 ecotype Zavitan chromosome 2B, WEW_v2.0, whole genome shotgun sequence genome encodes:
- the LOC119367251 gene encoding subtilisin-like protease, which yields MTSFTNLSVPLLLLAILFPTLALCYINPDATSVHQNATKPSAYRAYIVLVEPPRSNAGEDAHRQWHKSFLPSSLTGESNESRLLHSYTEVFSGFAARLTNAELDTMAKKPMFVRAFPDRTLQLMTTHMPEFLGLRNDTGFWSQAGYGKGVIIGLLDTGIYATHPSFNDHGVPPPPARWKGPCKAARCNNKLIGAKSFIEGVDSGDGEGHGTHTSSTAAGNFVTGASYHGVGVGKGTAAGIAPSAHIAMYKVCDCRGCEESAVLAGLEEAIKDGVDVLSFSLGGTMSPIYDQDPIAIGAFSAMSKGILMVCAAGNDGPDLFSVTNVAPWMLTVAAGSVDRSFGAGVNLGNGKIIEGEALTQKASPSSKSHPLVYSEERRYCNYSDDSDITGKILVCENTKSETQQSNVRRIVGAGASCVVLFNNEISGYTTIVQDYNSSVVQVTASDGGILKAYAASSKSSSVASLTYNNTLFGVRPAPVVPFFSSRGPSFTNLNILKPDILAPGLNILAAWPPSTASGQGPFNIISGTSMATPHVSGVAALIKSIHPDWSPAAIKSAILTTSDIVNSTGGSILDEQHRKAGVFDIGAGHVNPVRAADPGLVYDLSATEYAGYICWFLGDSGLATIVRNSSLTCGKLPKVQHAQLNYPTITVLVSPTPFTVNRTVTNVGPADSTFKAKVAVPRSLTVRVSPETLSFSKIGEKKTFSVSVSGDLGKEELYEEGSLSWVSERHVVRSPIVALPASSP from the coding sequence ATGACGTCGTTCACAAATCTCTCTGTACCACTTCTCTTGCTCGCCATCCTCTTTCCTACGCTCGCACTATGCTATATCAATCCAGATGCCACAAGCGTACACCAAAATGCCACAAAACCCTCTGCTTATCGTGCTTACATCGTACTCGTCGAGCCACCACGCTCGAATGCCGGCGAAGACGCCCATCGCCAGTGGCACAAGTCTTTCTTGCCGAGTTCGTTGACGGGTGAGTCCAACGAGTCGCGCCTTCTCCATTCCTACACCGAGGTGTTCAGTGGCTTCGCCGCGAGGCTCACTAACGCCGAGCTAGATACGATGGCCAAGAAGCCAATGTTTGTGCGTGCATTCCCCGACCGGACCCTGCAACTAATGACCACCCACATGCCAGAGTTCCTTGGACTAAGGAACGACACCGGGTTCTGGAGCCAGGCTGGCTACGGGAAGGGAGTCATCATTGGATTGCTCGACACCGGCATCTATGCGACACACCCTTCTTTCAATGACCATGGAGTTCCACCACCCCCAGCAAGGTGGAAGGGCCCATGCAAGGCGGCCCGGTGCAACAACAAGCTTATCGGTGCCAAGTCATTCATCGAGGGTGTTGACTCTGGCGACGGAGAGGGACACGGAACGCACACCTCGTCCACGGCAGCCGGGAACTTCGTCACCGGCGCGTCATACCATGGTGTGGGTGTGGGAAAGGGCACCGCAGCCGGAATTGCTCCTAGCGCACACATCGCCATGTACAAGGTATGCGACTGTAGAGGCTGCGAGGAATCCGCCGTACTGGCCGGCCTGGAAGAGGCCATCAAGGATGGGGTGGACGTGCTCTCGTTCTCCCTTGGTGGCACCATGAGTCCCATATATGATCAAGACCCCATCGCTATCGGCGCGTTTAGTGCTATGTCCAAGGGCATCCTCATGGTGTGTGCCGCAGGTAACGATGGTCCGGATCTGTTCTCGGTCACCAACGTCGCCCCGTGGATGCTCACAGTCGCCGCCGGCTCCGTAGACCGGAGCTTCGGTGCCGGTGTGAATCTTGGCAATGGCAAGATCATCGAGGGAGAAGCGCTTACCCAGAAAGCGAGTCCGAGCTCAAAGTCGCACCCTCTCGTCTACTCCGAGGAACGGCGGTACTGCAATTACAGTGATGACAGTGACATCACCGGTAAGATCCTGGTCTGCGAGAACACGAAGTCGGAGACTCAACAGTCCAACGTCCGCAGAATAGTGGGTGCTGGTGCGTCCTGTGTGGTGTTGTTCAACAATGAAATCAGTGGCTACACCACCATTGTTCAGGATTACAACTCTAGTGTTGTACAGGTGACCGCGTCTGACGGTGGCATCCTCAAAGCTTACGCCGCATCGTCGAAGAGCAGCTCTGTGGCCTCTCTCACGTACAACAACACATTGTTTGGTGTCCGCCCGGCCCCTGTCGTGCCTTTTTTCTCTTCCCGGGGTCCaagcttcaccaacctcaacatccTAAAGCCGGACATATTGGCACCGGGGCTCAACATCCTTGCTGCATGGCCGCCAAGCACGGCCTCTGGACAGGGCCCTTTCAACATCATATCAGGCACATCCATGGCGACGCCCCACGTCAGTGGTGTTGCGGCTCTTATTAAAAGCATCCATCCCGACTGGTCGCCAGCCGCCATCAAGTCTGCTATCCTAACGACGTCGGACATCGTTAATAGCACTGGTGGCTCAATCTTGGATGAGCAGCATCGAAAGGCCGGGGTGTTCGACATAGGTGCCGGCCATGTGAACCCGGTGAGAGCCGCCGACCCTGGCTTGGTGTACGACCTCAGCGCCACTGAGTATGCCGGCTACATCTGCTGGTTCCTCGGTGACAGCGGCCTAGCAACCATCGTGCGCAACTCGAGCTTGACCTGCGGGAAGCTGCCCAAGGTCCAACACGCGCAGCTTAACTATCCGACGATAACCGTGTTGGTTTCACCGACTCCGTTCACAGTGAACCGAACTGTGACAAACGTTGGGCCAGCGGATTCAACATTCAAGGCCAAGGTGGCCGTGCCGAGGTCTCTGACGGTGCGTGTCTCCCCGGAGACGCTGTCATTCTCCAAAATTGGAGAGAAGAAGACCTTCAGCGTGTCTGTGAGCGGCGACTTGGGCAAGGAAGAATTGTACGAGGAGGGAAGCTTGAGCTGGGTATCGGAGAGGCATGTCGTGCGGAGCCCCATCGTCGCTCTTCCGGCCTCATCACCATGA
- the LOC119367252 gene encoding subtilisin-like protease 1 produces MSSLTNLIKLLLPLLFLATLSPTPSLCYISPAAARVQEGSTGTLDYRTYIVLVYPPPSSAAEVGHRRWYETFLPSSHIGESGEPRLLHSYTEVFSGFTVRLTEAELDAMAKKPGFVRAFPDRMLQLMTTHTPEFLGLRSGTGFWSDTRYGKGVIIGLLDSGIYAAHSSFDDHGIPPPPTKWKGSCREVRCNNKLIGAKSFITGDDRPFDFAGHGTHTSSTAGGNFITNASYHGVGMGTASGIAPGAHIAMYKVCTGIGCEESAIVAGLDAAIKDGVDVLSLSLGGPTSVSFDQDPIAIGTFSAISKGIIVVCAAGNHGPTPRSVINNAPWLLTVAAGSVDRRFDAGVHLGNGLRLNGEALTQVKMPTSKLYPLLYSEENSFCENEDHISITGKIVVCQAMTPMPQYSTIRSIMDAGAAGVVLFNDEADGYSILLQDYYSRVVQVATADGVAITGYAKSAASKAVATFTYNNTMLGVRPNPIVASFSSRGPSPISPGVLKPDILAPGLNILAAWLQEKKSASRPFNIISGTSMATPHVSGVAALIKSLHPDWSPAAIKSAILTTSDTFNNIGGPILNERHGKASAYDRGAGHVNPARAADPGLVYDLGVTDYAGYICWLLGNKGLATIVHNSSLTCEKLPKVKDVQLNYPTITVPFTSTPFIVNRTVTNVGPAKSTYRVKVDAPKSMTVRVSPETLVFSKAREKKTFSVSVSGHHMDEQESMEGSLSWVSEKHVVRSPIIVALRVGGPTPLRSP; encoded by the coding sequence ATGTCGTCCTTGACCAATCTCATCAAACTACTACTACCACTTCTCTTCCTCGCCACCCTCTCTCCTACACCTTCACTGTGCTATATCAGTCCAGCTGCCGCAAGGGTACAAGAGGGTTCCACAGGAACCCTTGATTACCGCACTTACATCGTGCTCGTCTACCCACCTCCCTCAAGTGCCGCCGAAGTCGGGCATCGTCGGTGGTATGAGACTTTCTTGCCCAGCTCTCACATCGGCGAATCTGGGGAGCCACGTCTCCTCCACTCCTACACCGAGGTGTTCAGCGGCTTCACTGTGAGGCTCACTGAAGCTGAGCTCGACGCGATGGCCAAGAAGCCAGGGTTTGTGCGCGCGTTCCCAGACCGGATGCTGCAGCTCATGACCACGCACACGCCGGAGTTCCTCGGGCTGAGGAGTGGCACCGGGTTTTGGAGCGACACACGCTACGGGAAGGGAGTGATCATCGGGCTCCTCGACTCCGGAATCTATGCAGCTCACTCTTCGTTCGACGATCATGGCATCCCACCACCCCCGACAAAGTGGAAAGGCTCGTGCAGGGAGGTCAGGTGCAACAACAAGCTCATCGGTGCCAAATCAttcattaccggtgatgaccgcccATTTGATTTTGCGGGGCACGGAACACACACCTCATCCACTGCCGGTGGGAACTTTATTACCAATGCGTCATACCATGGCGTAGGCATGGGCACTGCTTCCGGAattgctccaggtgcccacatCGCCATGTACAAAGTGTGCACTGGGATTGGCTGTGAAGAATCTGCGATAGTGGCTGGCCTGGACGCGGCCATCAAGGATGGGGTGGACGTGCTCTCGCTGTCCCTCGGCGGTCCCACCAGTGTGAGCTTCGACCAGGATCCCATCGCCATCGGCACGTTCAGCGCGATATCCAAGGGTATCATTGTGGTGTGTGCGGCTGGCAACCATGGTCCCACTCCACGGTCGGTCATCAACAACGCACCGTGGTTGCTCACGGTCGCTGCCGGCTCGGTGGATCGGAGATTCGACGCTGGTGTACATCTCGGCAATGGGTTGCGCTTAAATGGAGAAGCGCTTACCCAGGTGAAAATGCCAACCTCAAAGTTGTATCCTCTCCTCTACTCCGAGGAAAATAGTTTCTGCGAGAACGAGGATCATATTTCCATCACCGGGAAAATCGTGGTGTGCCAAGCCATGACACCGATGCCTCAGTATTCAACCATTCGCAGCATAATGGATGCTGGAGCGGCCGGCGTGGTACTGTTCAATGATGAAGCCGATGGCTACTCCATTCTTCTTCAGGATTACTACTCGAGAGTGGTGCAGGTGGCCACAGCAGACGGGGTTGCTATCACAGGTTATGCGAAGTCGGCAGCGAGCAAAGCCGTGGCCACTTTCACATACAACAACACAATGCTTGGTGTTCGTCCAAACCCGATCGTGGCCTCATTCTCTTCACGGGGTCCAAGCCCTATCTCCCCGGGCGTGCTCAAGCCGGACATTCTGGCTCCCGGGCTCAACATCCTCGCCGCATGGCTGCAAGAAAAAAAATCTGCATCGAGGCCTTTCAATATCATATCAGGTACATCCATGGCAACACCACATGTCAGCGGTGTTGCGGCGCTCATCAAAAGCTTGCATCCCGACTGGTCACCGGCTGCCATCAAGTCGGCCATCCTGACAACGTCGGACACCTTCAACAACATCGGTGGCCCGATATTGAATGAGAGGCACGGTAAAGCCAGTGCGTACGATAGAGGCGCCGGCCATGTGAACCCGGCGAGAGCCGCCGATCCTGGTCTGGTGTACGATCTCGGCGTAACTGATTACGCGGGCTACATCTGCTGGCTCCTTGGCAACAAAGGCTTGGCGACTATCGTGCACAACTCGAGCTTGACCTGCGAGAAgctgcccaaggtcaaggacgtccaGCTCAACTATCCAACTATAACTGTGCCATTCACATCAACGCCGTTCATCGTGAACCGAACAGTGACGAACGTTGGGCCAGCGAAATCGACATACAGGGTGAAGGTGGACGCACCCAAGTCGATGACGGTTCGTGTTTCTCCGGAGACGCTGGTGTTCTCCAAGGCTCGAGAGAAGAAGACATTTAGCGTGTCAGTCAGCGGCCACCACATGGATgaacaagaatccatggagggaagcCTGAGCTGGGTGTCCGAGAAACACGTGGTGAGGAGCCCGATCATCGTTGCCCTTCGAGTCGGCGGTCCTACTCCCCTGCGATCACCATGA
- the LOC119362346 gene encoding short-chain dehydrogenase/reductase 2b-like, with translation MEKPSHVAAADGKQASHRLAVVTGGNKGVGLEVCWQLAAQGVTVILTARDEKRGKDAVESIRRESNLSNVVFHQLDVRDDSSVAALARHVESRYGELDILVNNAAVVGVAADEEGLKALNLDAETWTSGRAAILLKGVFQNTYEVARDCLDTNYYGSKRVTEALLPLLKLSKYGARIVNASSLASELKRMPNEELRKDLSNIDIWDEARIEAVLNTFMDDLKKGRLEEAGWPAMLPAYSVSKMVINLYTRILARRHLEMRVNCVRPGFVRTDINWNLGTLTPEQGARGPVMLALLPQDGPTGCYFDQTEMVNVW, from the exons ATGGAGAAGCCGTCGCACGTAGCCGCCGCCGACGGGAAGCAGGCATCGCACAG GCTTGCAGTGGTCACTGGTGGAAACAAGGGAGTTGGCCTGGAGGTGTGCTGGCAGCTTGCCGCCCAAGGTGTGACTGTCATTCTCACCGCGAGGGACGAAAAGAGAGGGAAGGATGCCGTCGAGTCCATTCGCCGTGAATCCAACCTCTCCAACGTAGTCTTCCACCAGCTCGACGTCCGGGATGACAGCAGCGTCGCCGCTCTAGCGCGACACGTCGAGAGCAGATACGGAGAGCTTGACATCTTG GTCAACAATGCAGCGGTTGTAGGAGTTGCAGCAGACGAGGAAGGCCTCAAAGCTCTGAACCTTGATGCAGAGACATGG ACATCTGGCAGAGCAGCCATTCTGCTCAAAGGCGTGTTCCAGAATACCTATGAGGTGGCACGGGATTGTCTCGACACCAATTACTATGGATCCAAACGGGTAACAGAAGCCCTCCTTCCTCTACTGAAACTATCCAAGTATGGAGCGAGGATCGTTAACGCCTCCTCCCTTGCTTCAGAGCTTAAG AGAATGCCGAACGAGGAGTTACGGAAGGACCTGAGCAACATCGACATCTGGGACGAGGCGCGGATCGAGGCGGTGCTGAACACCTTCATGGATGACCTGAAGAAGGGACGGCTTGAAGAGGCAGGGTGGCCGGCGATGCTGCCGGCTTACAGCGTGTCGAAGATGGTGATCAACCTGTACACGAGGATCCTGGCGAGGCGGCACCTGGAGATGCGCGTCAACTGCGTGCGACCCGGCTTCGTCAGGACCGACATCAACTGGAACCTGGGGACCCTGACGCCGGAACAGGGCGCGAGGGGGCCGGTCATGCTGGCCCTGCTCCCTCAGGACGGGCCGACCGGGTGCTACTTCGATCAGACGGAGATGGTGAATGTCTGGTAG
- the LOC119362347 gene encoding protein ETHYLENE-INSENSITIVE 3-like 2, protein MMGGGAAMMDRRMAFPAADGDVEKGFGFFGAGCFVGAGDLVDPVTAPAPEQRDRFPDEEESEEEEDDDDVDGIEELERRMWRDRMRLKRLKELQQRQGQRPDGGAATSKGRPRRPASQQDQQARRKKMSRAQDGILKYMLKMMEACSAQGFVYGIVPENGKPVGGASDNLRAWWKEKVRFDRNAPAAIAKHRSDNAGPLCGGEDGAGAAAGPRSLHELQDTTLGSLLSSLMQHCDPPQRRFPLEKGVPPPWWPQGPSEAWWPEAGVPDDLGPPPYKKPHDLKKAWKVAVLTAVIKHMSPDVDKVRRLVRQSKCLQDKMTAREIVTWLAVLKAEEELGHKLHPGACLPPRPSAGALSFDASSGEYDVDFFGEEAANQIKARSEAAAFVDLTMDASSSNEFMIMPPALMKEETADVDFTHAKKRSAADAEPDLMLNGNGRVYTCENVQCPHAGHALGFLDRNARSAHQYTCRYNNPAAAAAQSKPPSSFFPGPPYSPQSQALGGFDFGLPVADQRCLAGLMSMYETGVAAHRGAASEAAAPSMQIGAGNLLAPRSLAGTNNLMLQQQQQSAAFFMGDDAPFGMGTPELGRFGPGFDLSAADYAGAMQQQPPQKHVGPNWFY, encoded by the coding sequence ATGATGGGAGGAGGGGCGGCGATGATGGATCGGCGCATGGCGTTCCCCGCGGCGGACGGCGACGTCGAGAAGGGCTTCGGGTTCTTTGGAGCCGGCTGCTTCGTGGGGGCCGGCGACCTCGTGGACCCCGTGACGGCGCCGGCGCCGGAGCAGCGGGATAGgttccccgacgaggaggagagcgaggaggaggaggacgacgacgacgtggACGGCATCGAGGAGCTGGAGCGCCGCATGTGGCGCGACCGCATGAGGCTCAAGCGCCTCAAAGAGCTGCAGCAGCGGCAGGGCCAGAGGCCCGACGGCGGCGCGGCGACGAGCAAGGGGCGGCCGAGGCGGCCGGCGTCGCAGCAGGACCAGCAGGCGCGGCGCAAGAAGATGTCGCGCGCGCAGGACGGGATCCTCAAGTACATGCTCAAGATGATGGAGGCGTGCAGCGCGCAGGGCTTCGTCTACGGCATCGTCCCCGAGAACGGCAAGCCCGTGGGCGGCGCCTCCGACAACCTCCGCGCCTGGTGGAAGGAGAAGGTCCGCTTCGACCGCAACGCCCCCGCGGCCATCGCCAAGCACCGGTCCGACAACGCCGGGCCGCTCTGCGGCGGGGAAGACGGAGCGGGGGCGGCGGCCGGCCCGCGCTCCCTGCACGAGCTGCAGGACACCACGCTCGGCTCCCTGCTCTCCTCGCTCATGCAGCACTGCGACCCGCCGCAGCGCCGGTTCCCGCTCGAGAAGGGCGTGCCGCCGCCGTGGTGGCCGCAGGGGCCGTCCGAGGCGTGGTGGCCCGAGGCCGGCGTGCCCGACGACCTCGGCCCGCCGCCGTACAAGAAGCCGCACGACCTCAAGAAGGCGTGGAAGGTCGCTGTGCTCACCGCCGTCATCAAGCACATGTCGCCCGACGTCGACAAGGTCCGCCGCCTCGTGCGGCAGTCCAAGTGCCTGCAGGACAAGATGACCGCCAGGGAGATCGTCACATGGCTCGCCGTGCTCAAggcggaggaggagctcggccacAAGCTGCATCCCGGCGCATGCCTGCCTCCGCGACCCTCCGCCGGCGCGCTGTCGTTCGACGCCAGCTCCGGCGAGTACGACGTCGACTTCTTCGGCGAGGAGGCCGCGAACCAGATCAAGGCGCGCTCCGAGGCAGCCGCGTTCGTCGACCTTACCATGGACGCTTCCTCGAGCAACGAGTTCATGATCATGCCGCCTGCGCTGATGAAGGAAGAAACCGCCGACGTCGACTTCACCCACGCCAAGAAGCGGAGCGCCGCGGACGCCGAGCCGGACCTGATGCTGAACGGAAACGGCCGCGTCTACACCTGCGAGAACGTGCAGTGCCCGCACGCCGGCCACGCGCTCGGCTTCCTCGACCGCAACGCGCGCAGCGCCCACCAGTACACCTGCAGGTACaacaaccccgccgccgccgccgcccagagcAAGCCGCCGTCGTCCTTCTTCCCTGGTCCGCCCTACAGCCCGCAGAGCCAGGCGCTCGGCGGGTTCGACTTCGGCCTGCCCGTGGCCGACCAGAGATGCCTCGCCGGGCTGATGAGCATGTACGAGACCGGCGTGGCCGCGCACAGGGGCGCAGCCAGCGAGGCCGCCGCTCCCAGCATGCAGATCGGCGCCGGCAACCTTCTGGCACCACGCTCGCTTGCTGGCACGAACAACCTTatgctgcagcagcagcagcagagtgcgGCGTTCTTCATGGGCGACGACGCGCCGTTCGGCATGGGGACGCCGGAGCTGGGCAGGTTCGGCCCGGGGTTCGACCTGTCAGCAGcggactacgccggcgccatgcagCAGCAACCGCCGCAGAAGCACGTTGGACCCAACTGGTTCTACTGA